The following are encoded in a window of Camarhynchus parvulus chromosome 1A, STF_HiC, whole genome shotgun sequence genomic DNA:
- the CDC42EP1 gene encoding cdc42 effector protein 1 — protein MSLGKLPVLSWVSGSHGKRRLKSELTPDMISPPLGDFRHTMHVGRGGDVFGDTSFLSNHGGADAAKPNNFLARTLRHVRRSPLKRRGSGGQVGASPAPPAVSPIIKNAVSLPQLNEAMYDGDSTGRALNSKFSFKSASNSFSKTHQAYGLESGFCTIPRVPRLEKAQESTCPGEDELDRSDSLLSFRLDLGPSLMSELLQVMSFSETNGSEAREDGPHLLCEEGTKDRVPPAVPASHEEDKAASSFWDHSRQSNVSGASSLPGLSVHANGEARAIEGAGANSVWASGPGAVSTGSPWQGHWNDCTIEAGEFDRAAQVLARHYGGTSTPRSSEKGEGPRQARTQTPWESPSSSLWGSRVTRESQSPEARWNQGEEEEETKLSSLQESHSGARGGRSNSFEYADEEEEEDDEVKV, from the exons ATGAGCCTGGGGAAGCTGCCGGTGCTGAGCTGGGTGTCAGGCTCCCACGGCAAGCGGCGGCTGAAGTCGGAGCTGACGCCGGACATGATCAGCCCGCCGCTGGGCGACTTCCGGCACACCATGCACGTGGGGCGCGGCGGCGACGTCTTCGGGGACACCTCCTTCCTCAGCAACCACGGCGGGGCCGACGCCGCCAAGCCCAACAACTTCTTGGCGCGGACGCTGCGGCACGTGCGCCGCAGCCCGCTGAAGAGACGGGGCAGTGGGGGCCAGGTGGGCGCCtcgcccgcgccccccgccgtCTCGCCCATCATCAAGAACGCCGTCTCGCTGCCGCAGCTCAACGAGGCCATGTATGATGGAGACAGCACCGGCCGGGCCCTGAACAGCAAATTCTCCTTCAAAAGTGCCTCCAACAGCTTCTCCAAAACACACCAGGCCTATG GGCTGGAGTCTGGATTTTGTACCATCCCTCGTGTCCCTCGCTTGGAAAAGGCCCAAGAGAGCACCTGTCCTGGGGAGGATGAGCTGGATCGCTCCGACTCCCTGCTGTCCTTCCGCCTCGACCTGGGGCCCTCCCTGATGAGCGAGCTCCTCCAGGTGATGAGCTTCTCTGAAACCAATGGCAGCGAGGCGAGGGAGGATGGCCCACACCTCCTGTGTGAAGAGGGGACCAAGGACAGGGTccctccagcagtgcctgcatcCCATGAAGAGGACAAGGCAGCATCCAGCTTCTGGGACCACTCCAGGCAGAGCAACGTGTCAGGGGCCAGCTCACTGCCGGGCCTGTCGGTCCATGCCAATGGAGAGGCACGTGCCATCGAAGGCGCTGGAGCGAACTCTGTCTGGGCTTCAGGGCCAGGGGCAGTGTCCACAGGGTCCCCGTGGCAAGGCCACTGGAACGACTGCACCATTGAGGCTGGAGAATTTGACCGAGCAGCCCAGGTCCTGGCCCGCCATTACGGTGGGACCAGCACCCCTCGGAGCTCGGAGAAGGGTGAGGGTCCCCGGCAGGCCCGGACACAGACCCCGTGggagagccccagcagcagcctgtgggggTCACGAGTGACAAGGGAGAGCCAATCCCCCGAGGCCAGATGGAAccaaggagaggaggaggaggagaccaAGCTCTCCAGCCTGCAGGAAAGCCACAGCGGTGCCCGAGGGGGCCGCAGCAATTCCTTCGAGTATGCcgatgaggaggaggaagaggacgATGAAGTCAAGGTGTGA